From Mesobacillus jeotgali, the proteins below share one genomic window:
- a CDS encoding glutamine--tRNA ligase/YqeY domain fusion protein encodes MEENSNFIKTIIKEDLESGKRDKVVTRFPPEPNGYLHIGHAKSIVINFGLADEFGGTTNLRFDDTNPLKEDQEFVDSIKEDVEWLGYEWEGLFFASNYFDEMYDRAVLLIKKGLAYVDDLSADEIREYRGTLSEPGKESPYRNRSVEENLELFERMKNGEYANGEKVLRAKIDMSSPNINLRDPVIYRISHATHHNTGDKWCIYPMYAFAHPLEDAIEGVTHSLCTTEFEDQRPLYDWVVRECEMEATPQQIEFGRLNLTNTVMSKRKLKQLVEEGYVDGWDDPRLPTISGLRRRGFTPDAIREFVKAAGVSKGFSTVDAQMLEHFVREDLKLKSPRTMGVLRPLKVVITNYPEGEVEWLDAEINPENPEMGTRKIPFTREIYVEQDDFMENPPAKYFRLFPGNEVRLKHAYFIKCNDVIKDENGEVVELHCTYDPETKSGSGFTGRKVKGTLHWVDATHALPAEFRLYEPLILDEDADSDNEAENKTFLDQVNEKSLEILNGFIEPNMKDAKAQDKFQFFRHGYFNVDPKHTTDDKKVFNRIVSLKSSFKL; translated from the coding sequence TTGGAAGAAAACTCTAACTTTATAAAAACAATCATTAAAGAAGATTTGGAGAGCGGCAAGCGTGATAAAGTCGTGACGCGGTTCCCTCCAGAACCGAACGGATACTTACATATCGGTCACGCGAAATCCATCGTGATCAATTTTGGGCTTGCTGATGAATTCGGCGGCACGACAAACCTCCGTTTCGATGACACGAACCCGCTGAAGGAAGACCAGGAATTCGTAGATTCCATTAAGGAAGATGTTGAATGGCTCGGTTATGAATGGGAAGGTTTGTTCTTTGCTTCCAATTATTTCGATGAAATGTACGACCGCGCTGTCCTGTTGATCAAAAAGGGATTAGCTTATGTGGATGATTTGTCAGCCGATGAAATTCGCGAATATCGCGGCACACTGTCTGAGCCTGGCAAAGAAAGTCCGTATCGCAACCGTTCAGTGGAAGAAAATCTTGAGTTGTTCGAACGCATGAAGAACGGCGAATACGCAAATGGTGAAAAGGTTCTGCGCGCGAAAATTGACATGTCTTCACCAAACATCAATCTTCGCGACCCGGTCATCTATCGAATTTCGCATGCAACACACCATAACACTGGGGATAAATGGTGCATTTATCCAATGTACGCTTTCGCCCACCCTCTTGAGGATGCTATCGAAGGTGTCACCCATAGCTTGTGCACAACCGAGTTCGAAGACCAGCGTCCGCTTTACGACTGGGTTGTCCGCGAGTGTGAAATGGAAGCAACTCCACAACAAATTGAATTTGGCCGCCTCAACCTGACAAACACGGTAATGAGCAAGCGCAAACTGAAGCAGCTTGTAGAAGAAGGATATGTTGATGGCTGGGATGATCCTCGTCTGCCAACGATTTCCGGCCTAAGAAGACGCGGTTTCACACCGGATGCAATACGTGAATTCGTAAAAGCAGCTGGAGTATCAAAAGGATTCTCAACCGTTGACGCCCAAATGCTTGAACACTTTGTACGCGAAGACCTTAAGCTGAAGTCACCACGTACGATGGGAGTGCTTCGTCCGTTGAAAGTTGTCATTACCAACTATCCTGAAGGAGAAGTGGAATGGCTGGATGCCGAAATTAATCCCGAGAACCCGGAAATGGGCACTCGTAAGATCCCATTCACCCGCGAGATTTATGTCGAGCAGGACGATTTCATGGAAAATCCGCCAGCGAAGTACTTCCGACTGTTCCCTGGTAATGAAGTCCGTCTTAAGCACGCTTATTTTATTAAATGTAATGATGTAATCAAGGATGAAAATGGCGAAGTGGTTGAGCTTCATTGCACCTATGATCCAGAAACAAAAAGCGGTTCAGGCTTCACTGGCCGCAAGGTAAAAGGAACACTGCACTGGGTTGACGCAACCCACGCATTGCCGGCAGAATTCCGTCTGTATGAGCCGTTGATTTTGGACGAAGATGCAGATAGTGACAACGAGGCTGAAAACAAAACCTTCCTGGATCAGGTGAACGAAAAATCCCTTGAAATCCTGAACGGTTTTATCGAACCAAATATGAAGGACGCCAAGGCACAGGACAAATTCCAGTTCTTCCGCCACGGCTACTTCAACGTCGATCCGAAACATACGACAGATGACAAAAAAGTCTTCAACCGTATCGTTTCGCTCAAGAGTTCGTTTAAGCTTTAA
- a CDS encoding M20/M25/M40 family metallo-hydrolase, protein MLDCQDEVLFYTKQLVNIGSIVNTNGENEIAQALYTMISSFPYFIENPTQVIKPQTQNDVLERYNVLAFVKGTKGKSNRTVILIGHLDTVGIDDFTQLSGLAFNPDELLIELKKEKLPPLVKEHAESGDWMFGRGVLDMKSGVASNLYLLKYYSEHPEDLDGNLVFLSECDEEDSSYGILSAVKNLNAWKEEHGFEYVAAINSDFVSPRFPGDKNRYIYKGTVGKLLPSFFITGSETHVGSAFEGLDPNLIAAELTRQIDYNPDLCNEALGETTMPPVSLKQMDLKPNYTVQTALSAYVYYNFFIHSWTPKDVLVKLKEQAKIAFENALKLYEERYQQFCQLSGEPSRELQWQPRVMTYEEMESELIRVHGTEYTAHMVEFKENLLLDATLDLRMYAARVVEEAWKWMPDQSPAIIVFYSSLYSPRIEVTGETEDERNLIEAVDAAVKKVQPEYEEPIVVRSFFPYISDMSFVALSDDDEALDSASRNNPSWGTKFFVDYQEIRELNVPVVNIGPHGLDAHKRYERMEIDYSVKIVPNLTNEVIKYVLAK, encoded by the coding sequence ATGCTTGACTGCCAGGATGAAGTTTTGTTTTACACAAAGCAGCTTGTGAACATCGGGAGCATTGTCAATACAAATGGAGAGAACGAAATTGCCCAGGCACTTTATACGATGATTTCATCGTTTCCTTATTTTATAGAGAATCCCACCCAGGTCATCAAACCGCAGACTCAGAATGATGTACTTGAAAGGTACAATGTATTGGCTTTTGTAAAAGGAACAAAAGGCAAAAGCAACCGTACCGTCATTTTGATAGGGCATCTTGATACGGTCGGGATTGATGATTTTACTCAGCTTTCCGGCCTGGCGTTTAATCCAGATGAACTCCTTATTGAGTTGAAAAAGGAAAAACTTCCTCCTCTAGTGAAGGAGCACGCTGAATCGGGTGACTGGATGTTTGGGCGCGGGGTGCTTGATATGAAGAGCGGGGTCGCCTCCAATCTCTATCTTCTGAAATACTATTCAGAGCATCCGGAAGATTTGGATGGAAACCTGGTTTTTTTATCGGAATGTGATGAAGAGGACAGCTCGTACGGGATCCTGTCAGCGGTCAAAAACTTAAATGCCTGGAAAGAAGAACATGGCTTTGAATACGTTGCTGCGATCAATAGTGATTTTGTCTCACCAAGATTTCCCGGGGACAAGAACCGCTATATCTATAAAGGCACTGTCGGAAAGCTTCTGCCTTCTTTTTTTATAACTGGCTCTGAAACCCATGTTGGTTCAGCGTTCGAAGGCTTGGATCCCAACCTGATTGCCGCTGAATTGACAAGGCAAATCGACTACAACCCTGACCTCTGCAACGAGGCACTCGGGGAAACGACGATGCCTCCCGTGTCTTTAAAGCAAATGGATCTCAAGCCGAACTATACCGTGCAAACGGCACTGTCTGCTTATGTTTATTACAATTTCTTTATCCACTCCTGGACGCCCAAGGATGTCCTTGTTAAATTGAAGGAGCAGGCTAAGATCGCTTTTGAAAATGCATTGAAGTTATATGAGGAACGTTATCAGCAATTTTGCCAGCTCAGCGGTGAGCCTTCGAGGGAGCTTCAATGGCAGCCGAGGGTGATGACCTATGAAGAAATGGAATCGGAATTGATCAGGGTACATGGCACGGAATATACGGCCCATATGGTTGAGTTCAAAGAAAACCTTCTTCTTGATGCCACCCTTGATTTAAGGATGTACGCAGCCAGAGTCGTCGAGGAAGCATGGAAGTGGATGCCAGATCAGAGTCCCGCAATCATTGTTTTCTACTCTTCACTCTATTCGCCAAGAATTGAAGTGACTGGCGAAACTGAGGATGAGCGAAATCTGATTGAGGCTGTGGATGCAGCTGTTAAAAAGGTTCAGCCAGAATATGAGGAACCAATTGTGGTTCGCAGTTTCTTTCCTTATATATCCGATATGAGCTTTGTTGCATTGAGTGATGATGACGAAGCACTGGATTCTGCCTCCCGCAATAACCCTAGCTGGGGTACGAAATTTTTTGTGGACTACCAGGAAATCCGCGAACTGAATGTCCCTGTGGTCAATATCGGGCCACACGGGCTGGATGCCCATAAACGCTACGAACGGATGGAAATAGACTACTCCGTTAAAATCGTTCCGAATTTGACCAACGAGGTCATTAAGTATGTACTGGCAAAATAA
- a CDS encoding extracellular catalytic domain type 1 short-chain-length polyhydroxyalkanoate depolymerase, protein MKFSIEKKQVNILVVLFILILSSLFPMAKETNAAGQFLTYSYNSKSYKVYVPSGYQSGTPIPVIMMLHGCTQDPNQFASGTKMNTIAERETFIVVYPDQPSSANQNKCWRWFLPDHQARGYGDPAHIAGITDQVKKNFSVDEERVFVAGLSAGAAMSVIMGAAYPDVFAAVGVSSGLEYKAATTETNAWSAMSSGGPDPVQQGTAAYKAMGSYARIVPTIVFHGTSDYTVYPINGHQVASQWAQTNDLASDGMDNNNIDDVADETIHGSVTGGRSYTKYKYNDSNGRTLVEKYIVDGMGHAWSGGDTTGSYTDPQGPDSSELMWNFFKNNPKKGVDSIAPQTAATPPGGTYGGAVTVELLANEPSTTYYTTDGSTPSTGSSKYSSPLVISSNTTLKFFSVDAAGNKEAIKTETYTFEGQSDITPPVTSATPAGGSYSGSVSVELAANELATTYFTTDGTTPTESSTVYNSKINITSDTVLKFFSVDQTGNKEAVKTETYDIITASKTLTLSSLASEDGFTGMYLADGLSTAASKVGDKGMSNRDTFRTILSFDTSLLQDDANISSAKLRVYRKSLSGSVSSLSVSLVKGYWATSSNLEQGDYNAAPSPAGSIDFATMPIPVADNEYSEINIPVSLLDMVNKTGRTQFRLKADTLADFASDILNLYGGETPEFAPQLIVSFN, encoded by the coding sequence ATGAAGTTTAGTATCGAGAAAAAACAGGTAAACATCTTGGTCGTTCTGTTTATCCTTATCTTGTCTTCCTTGTTCCCCATGGCGAAAGAAACAAATGCGGCAGGGCAGTTTCTAACTTATAGCTATAATAGTAAAAGCTATAAAGTTTACGTACCAAGCGGATACCAAAGCGGAACCCCTATCCCGGTCATAATGATGCTCCATGGCTGTACCCAAGATCCTAACCAATTTGCTTCCGGCACAAAAATGAATACGATTGCTGAAAGAGAAACATTCATTGTTGTTTATCCCGATCAACCATCCTCAGCAAACCAAAATAAGTGCTGGCGCTGGTTCCTGCCTGATCACCAAGCACGCGGGTACGGAGATCCTGCCCATATTGCGGGTATTACTGACCAAGTCAAAAAAAATTTCAGTGTAGATGAGGAGAGAGTATTTGTTGCTGGCCTTTCGGCAGGTGCCGCCATGTCGGTGATTATGGGGGCAGCTTATCCGGATGTCTTTGCTGCAGTTGGTGTCAGTTCTGGATTGGAATACAAAGCCGCTACTACAGAAACCAATGCATGGAGTGCGATGTCAAGCGGTGGTCCAGATCCTGTCCAGCAAGGGACTGCTGCATATAAAGCCATGGGATCTTACGCTAGAATAGTTCCAACCATTGTTTTTCATGGAACCTCTGATTACACCGTTTATCCAATAAACGGTCATCAAGTTGCATCCCAATGGGCACAAACAAATGATTTAGCTTCCGATGGAATGGATAATAATAACATCGATGATGTCGCTGATGAAACCATTCACGGCTCGGTAACCGGGGGAAGGTCCTATACCAAGTATAAATACAATGACTCTAATGGAAGAACTCTAGTAGAAAAATATATTGTAGATGGAATGGGCCATGCTTGGTCTGGCGGAGATACAACAGGCTCTTACACAGACCCTCAAGGCCCAGACTCAAGTGAACTCATGTGGAATTTCTTCAAAAACAACCCAAAGAAGGGAGTCGATAGTATTGCACCACAAACAGCAGCCACTCCCCCTGGCGGAACATATGGAGGAGCGGTAACAGTCGAATTATTAGCGAATGAACCATCAACAACCTACTATACCACTGACGGAAGCACGCCTTCCACTGGCTCATCCAAATACTCTTCTCCCTTAGTTATTAGTTCGAATACAACTTTAAAGTTTTTCAGTGTGGATGCTGCAGGCAACAAAGAGGCGATAAAAACAGAAACCTATACTTTTGAGGGACAGTCGGATATCACACCTCCTGTGACTTCGGCCACTCCTGCTGGCGGCTCGTATTCAGGCTCTGTTTCAGTTGAATTAGCGGCAAATGAACTAGCCACTACTTATTTTACAACGGACGGAACTACTCCTACTGAGAGTTCAACAGTTTATAACAGTAAAATAAACATCACATCTGATACTGTTCTAAAGTTTTTCAGTGTTGACCAAACTGGAAATAAGGAAGCAGTCAAGACCGAAACGTACGATATCATTACAGCCAGCAAAACTCTAACCTTATCGAGCCTTGCTTCAGAAGATGGTTTTACAGGAATGTACTTAGCAGATGGACTTAGTACAGCTGCTAGCAAAGTTGGCGACAAAGGGATGAGCAATCGCGATACATTCAGGACAATTTTATCTTTTGATACAAGCTTACTTCAGGATGATGCCAATATATCCAGCGCGAAGCTTAGAGTATATCGAAAATCTTTATCAGGGTCTGTTAGCTCTCTTTCAGTAAGTTTAGTAAAAGGGTACTGGGCAACTTCCAGCAATCTAGAGCAAGGGGATTATAATGCGGCGCCCTCGCCTGCAGGCTCGATTGATTTTGCGACAATGCCTATTCCCGTTGCAGATAACGAATACTCAGAAATCAACATTCCTGTATCTCTCCTTGATATGGTCAATAAGACTGGCAGAACACAGTTCCGACTAAAAGCCGATACGCTCGCCGATTTTGCTTCTGATATTTTAAATCTATATGGAGGAGAAACACCTGAATTTGCACCTCAATTAATTGTGTCATTTAATTAA
- the amyS gene encoding alpha-amylase, whose translation MRKVKFTLVLGLSIILLLSSIGTIERAGAATPTNGTLMQYFEWYLPNDGEHWTRLQNDAANLAGKGISAVWIPPAYKGTSQNDVGYGAYDLYDLGEFNQKGTVRTKYGTKTQLKSAISALHSQNINVYGDVVMNHKGGADYTQAVTAVEVNPNNRNNEVSGDYQIDAWTGFSFPGRGNTYSSFKWQWYHFDGTDWDERRDLSRVYKFRGTGKAWDWEVSGEWGNYDYLMYADLDFSHPDVANEMKNWGTWYARELNLDGFRLDAVKHIKHDYLRDWVNHVRTQTGKQLFTVAEYWQNDINALNNYLAKTNYNHSVFDAPLHYNFHYASNSNGNYDMRNILNGTVVAQHPTLAVTLVENHDSQPGQSLESVVSTWFKPLAYAFILTREQGYPSVFYGDYYGTKGNSGYEIPSLKTKIDPILTARKNYAYGVQHDYFDHWDIIGWTREGEGTRANSGLATLITDGPGGSKWMNVGKQNAGEVWYDITGNRTNTVTINSDGWGQFYVNGGSVSVYVQK comes from the coding sequence TTGAGAAAGGTAAAGTTTACTCTTGTTTTAGGTTTATCAATTATTCTGTTGCTATCATCCATTGGAACTATTGAAAGAGCGGGAGCTGCAACTCCAACAAATGGGACATTAATGCAGTATTTCGAATGGTATCTGCCGAATGACGGAGAGCATTGGACTCGCTTGCAAAATGATGCGGCAAACTTAGCAGGCAAAGGTATATCAGCTGTGTGGATACCGCCAGCTTACAAGGGGACCTCACAAAATGATGTCGGTTATGGCGCTTATGATTTATATGATTTGGGTGAGTTTAACCAAAAGGGAACGGTCAGGACCAAGTACGGAACGAAAACACAGCTGAAATCAGCCATTTCAGCACTGCATAGCCAAAATATTAATGTATATGGCGATGTTGTTATGAATCATAAAGGCGGCGCGGATTACACCCAAGCAGTAACGGCTGTCGAGGTAAATCCGAATAACCGTAATAACGAGGTATCTGGTGATTATCAGATAGATGCATGGACAGGATTCAGTTTTCCTGGGAGGGGTAATACATACTCCAGTTTTAAATGGCAGTGGTACCATTTCGATGGAACAGACTGGGACGAAAGAAGAGATTTAAGCCGTGTCTATAAATTCAGAGGAACCGGGAAGGCTTGGGATTGGGAAGTGTCTGGCGAGTGGGGGAATTATGATTATTTGATGTACGCAGACTTGGACTTCAGTCATCCTGATGTTGCAAATGAAATGAAAAATTGGGGCACGTGGTACGCGCGAGAGCTTAACCTTGATGGTTTCCGTTTAGATGCGGTTAAACACATCAAGCATGATTACTTAAGGGACTGGGTTAACCATGTCAGAACACAGACCGGTAAACAGCTTTTTACTGTTGCTGAATACTGGCAAAATGATATTAACGCGCTGAATAACTACCTTGCGAAAACAAATTATAATCATTCCGTGTTTGATGCTCCGCTCCATTATAATTTTCATTATGCTTCAAACAGTAATGGCAATTATGATATGAGAAACATCTTGAACGGCACAGTTGTTGCCCAGCACCCTACGCTCGCAGTAACACTTGTCGAAAACCACGATTCACAGCCAGGGCAGTCACTTGAATCAGTGGTCAGTACATGGTTCAAGCCGCTGGCATATGCATTTATTTTAACCAGGGAACAAGGTTATCCTTCGGTTTTCTATGGTGATTATTACGGGACTAAAGGGAATAGCGGCTACGAAATTCCTTCATTAAAGACTAAGATTGATCCGATTCTAACTGCACGAAAAAATTATGCTTATGGAGTACAGCATGATTATTTTGACCATTGGGATATTATTGGCTGGACAAGAGAAGGTGAAGGAACGCGGGCGAATTCAGGTCTGGCAACATTGATAACCGATGGTCCTGGTGGTTCTAAGTGGATGAATGTAGGGAAACAGAATGCCGGCGAAGTATGGTATGACATTACAGGTAACCGTACGAACACCGTAACCATAAATAGTGACGGATGGGGTCAGTTTTATGTAAATGGAGGATCAGTTTCGGTTTATGTTCAGAAATAG